The sequence below is a genomic window from Gemmatimonadota bacterium.
GGATCTCGCGCTCATCGGACCGGCTCGGGTAGCCCACGTGGACCTTGAGCAGAAATCGGTCGAGCTGCGCCTCCGGGAGCGGATAGGTCCCCTCGCTCTCGATCGGGTTTTGGGTGGCCAGCACGAGGAACGGGTCCGGGAGCGGATAGGTTTGTCCACCGATCGTGACCTGATGTTCTTGCATGGCCTCGAGCAGCGCCGATTGGACTTTGGCGGGGGCCCGGTTGATTTCGTCGGCCAGGACGATATTGGCGAACAGCGGCCCCTGCTTGGGGCGAAACTCCTGGATCTTCTGATCGAAGATCATCGTGCCGACGATGTCGGCCGGCAGCAAATCCGGCGTAAACTGGATCCGGGAAAAGCTGGCGTTAATGGTCTCAGCGAGGGTCCGGACGGCCAGCGTCTTCGCCAGCCCCGGCACGCCCTCGAGGAGGACGTGGCCTCCGGTCAGCAGCGCCACCGCCAATCGTTCGACCATGCCGCGCTGCCCCACGATCCGGCGGCCGATTTCGTCGAGCGCCTGGCGGAGGACATCGGTGTGCGGCGGTGTTGCCGGAGTTTCTTGCGCCATAGCGGCGGGCGTCCTCAGAAGAGCGAAATCAGGGAACCGGCATGTCGATGGCCTTGTACAGCGCCCGCACCTCATCGGGTTGGAGCGGGCGCCACTCACCGGCCTCGAGGTCGCCGAGCCGAATCGGGCCGTAGGACAGCCGGGCCAACCGCTCGACCTTGCCACCCATTTCTCCCACCCATTTCCGGACGATGGCGTTTCGCCCCTCAGCCAATGAAATGTCGATCAGGCTGCGGCCGTCGCGGCCGCCTTTGACTCTCACCGACAAGGGGACGACCGGCCGCCCGTCGACGACCACGCTTTTCTTGACCGCCTCGGCCAACACCTCGGTGGCGACCCCATGCACCAGCACCGAGTAGCGCCGCGGAATCCGGTACTTGGGGTGGGTCAGCCGGTGGACGGCCTCGCCATCGGTCGTCAACAGGAGCAACCCGGTCGTCATCACGTCTAAGCGTCCTACGTAGGTGAGCCCCTTGTTGTTTGGGATCAGTTCGAGGACGGTCTTCCGTCCTTGCTCGTCGTCGGCGGTGGTCACGACGCCGAGCGGCTTGTGCAACAAAATCCACCGATTCGGGAGTTGCTGGATCTTCCGCCCCTTGACCGAGATTCGTTGGCGGTCAGGGTCAACCTTGCTGCCTAGCGTGGCTACCTTGCCGTCGATCATGACGGAGCCGGCCTCGATCAACTCCTCCGCCTTTCGGCGGGACGCCACGCCGGCCCGGGCCAGGGCCCGCTGGAGACGCATTTCACTCATGATTCGGCTTCGACGAAGGCGGCGGTGTCTTGATCCTCGATCATCTCGGGCTTGGGCGGCTTGAGCGCGATCGACAACTCGTCGGATCGGGGCAGATTGGCGAGGTCGGGAAGGCCTAGCAGTTCGAGGAAGAGAGGCGTGGTCCCATAGAGCAGGGGCCGTCCCATGGCCTCGCTCCGGCCGACGACTTCGATCAGTCCCCGCTCCTGCAGCGTCCGGAGCACCCCGGCCGCGTTCACCCCCCGGATTTCCTCGATCTCGGCCCGGCCGACCGGCTGGCGATACGAGATGGTTGCGAGGGTCTCGAGCATGGCACCCGAGAGCCGCGACGGCTTGGTGTTCAACTGGGCCCGTTCGATGGCGGCGGCGAAGGCCGGCCGGCTCAGGATCTGGAACCCGCCCGCCACTTCACCCACCTCGACGCCGTGGCCATCGAAATCGTAGTGCTCACGCAATTGGTCGAGCGCTTGGCGGACCTCCGACAAGGAGACGTCGGGGTCCAGCATCTGCAGCTCCTCAACGGTAACCGGTCGGGGCGACGCGAACAGCGCGGCTTCAATCAGCTGAACGAGGGGATTCACGGGAGATCACCACCGGCCCGAAGGCCGCTTGTTGCGAGATACGAGCCGTTCCCCGCCGGGCCATTTCCAGAATGGCCAGCAGGGTCGAAAGGACATCAACGATCGTCGGCGTCGGCCCGACCGCCTCGATCCAGGTAATGGTCTCTTTGTCGGCCAAGAGGGTTTGAATCCGGAGCGTGGCGCCCTCGATGTTTAGGGGGCGCGCCACCACCCGGTGCATAACCGGGTGAAGAATCGAAGCAATCACTCGTTCGACGGCGGCCAGTACGTCGAGCAGGTCAAGGGTCAGCGGCGGTGGCGGAAGGACCGGCGCCGGCGGGATGTACCCCCGAGGAAACTTCACCGCCCGGCGTTCGGCCGCCTCGGCCATCCACAGGGCAATCTCTTTGATCTGCTGATACTCAAGCAGCCGTCGGACCAACTCGGAGCGGGGATCCTCCCATTCCTCACCATCGGTGCCGCGCGGCAGCAGCATCTGGACCTTGAGGCGCACCAATCGACTGGCCATGTCGAGGTAGTCGGCCGCCTGGTTCAAGCCCAACCCGTGAATGGCCCGCAGAAACTGATCGGCGATCCGCGCGATGGGGATATCGGCGATGTCGACCTGCTCCTCGCGGAGCAGGTGGAGCAAGAGGTCCAGCGGACCCGTGAACCCGTCCAGTTCAACGACAAAACCGGTTCCCAGCGAATCGGCCACCAATCGGTCGGCGGCGGTTGCGGGAACTTCGGTGTCCGGAACGGGGCTCGGGCCGACCAAGGTCATGGATTCAGTCGTACGGGTGTGAGGACACGAGAATTCGGCCTTCAATATGGGGCCGGAACCCCTCCAGGCGAAGGGGTTATCCGCCCGGGACTTGCCCAAACGGCCCCCGGAACGCTATTTTTCGGGGCTTCAGTCATCAGTGGTTTTCGTTCGTTCGTCCGCCGGGGAGTCAATCGTGCCGAGGATCAAATCAGCCAAGAAACAGATGCGCCAGACCAAGGCCCGTACCGCCGTCAATAAAGGGCAACGGAGCCAGCTCCGCACCGCCATCAAGACGGTCCGCGGCCTGACGGATCCGGATGCCCGAGCCAAGGCCTTCGCCGAAGCCGAGAAGCTTATCGACCGGGCCGGGCAGAAGCGGATCATTCATCCGAACGCCGCCGCCCGGCTCAAGAGCCGAATCAAGACGAGATAGCCGCCTCACCAACCCAACCAAATCGAAAGGGGCCGGGATTTCTCCCGGCCCCTTTGTGCAGCGGAGCCGCCGAGCTCACACGGCGGCGAGCTCGGCCCCGCACCGCTCGCAGTACCACTCGGTCGGTCGGTTGAGCGCCCCGCACTCGCCACATTTCAGCGTCTTCGCGACCGTCTGGCTCGGGCGTTCGGTCTTCGGCTCCGCCGCAACCGAGACATTGGACGCCTGGCCGGTCGCATTCCGCGGATCAATCGTCATCGACTTGAGAAACGTCAGCTCATCGACCGACGGAGCCGGCGGGGCCACCGGCTCTTTCGAGGCGGCGGGCGCTGACGGAAACGGAACGACCCGGACCGGACCGGATTCCCGAGGCTTGAGGCCGCCGCGGGGTACGAACCGAGGTGCCTCAGGGAGTTCGGTCGGGGCCGCGGAAACGGGGGCCGACTCGGCCACAGGCGGGGCCGCCGGGACCTCGTCCCGAGCCACCGGGGCGGACTCGGGAGTACGAAGTCCGGCTTCGGAGTCCCGGCGGCGGGCCACCGACTGCGCCACCAACGGGGCCGGGGGCGGCGCGATCTGACCGAAGATCTCGCCCAGGCGGCCGATCTCGGCCCCGAGTCGGTCGATCTCCTCGTCCATCCCGCGGATCTTCCCCGAGCAGTCCCGCTCAACCCGAGCCCATTCCTCATCGCTGTACTCGCCGACCATGTGGCGGAGCTCAGCTTCGGCCAGCGTTTCCTGCTCCTCGTTTCGCAACTCCTCGAACTCTTCAGCTTGAGTGCGAAGCCCCTGCCAGATGCTCGAAATCACATCGGAATGGCCGCGGATCTGCTCCACGACCTGACCCAGTCGGCCTTGATAATCCGACCGGACTCGATCGCGAACGGATGGCGGGGTCTTATTCCATGCGGCCTCGAGTTTCTCCAGCCAATCCGCCAGTTGTTGACGGGTCGCCAGGAGCGTTTCGACTTCGCTCAGATCCTGACGGTGGTAGTCGGTCATTCGGAACTTCCCCCAAATGGAAGCGAGAATCAGCGTCCCAAGATAAGGCGGAAGTCCTTTTCACGGAACACTTTGCAATCCTAGCCGTTCGTTTTCGCGACACCCCGCTCGAACACGACCCGGCCAGCCACCGTTGTGTAATCAGCCTGCCCTATCAGGGTCTGACCAAGATATGGGCTGTTGGTACTTTTGGAGTGCAAATCTCTCGCCTCAACCGTCCACCGCCTCGTTGGATCAAAAACCACCACGTCCGCCGGCGCTCCGACCGCCAACGTACCGCCCGGTAGCCTGAAAATCCGAGCTGGGGCGGTACTCATCCGGTGGATCAACTCCGGCAGCGTCAAGACCCCGGTCTCCACTAAGTGGCAAACGGCCACTCCAATGGCGGTCTCCAATCCGACGACGCCAAAGGGGGCGTCGTCGAACGCCCGTTGCTTGGCATCGTAGTGATGGGGTGCGTGGTCGGTTGCGATACAGTCGATCGTCCCATCCTTGAGCCCATCGCGAATCGCCACGAGGTCGGCGGCCTCCCGAAGCGGTGGGCTCGTCTTGGCGTTGGTGTGGTACCCCTCGCAGGAGGCATCAGTGAGGCTGAAATGATGCGGCGTGGCCTCGGCGGTGACGTTGACGCCTCGGTCCTTGGCCCGGCGGATCAAGGCGACCGAGCCTCGGGTCGAGACCCGGCAAAGGTGGACATGGCCTCCGGTGAGTTCGGCGAGCACCAGATCCCGCGCCACCATGATCTCCTCCGCCGCCGCCGGGGTGCCCTTGAGGCCGAGCCGGGTGGCGACGAGGCCTTCATGCATGACCCCACCGGCCAGGGTCGGGTCCTCGCAGTGATCGGCGACGGGAATCCCGAAGACCTTCGCGTATTCGAGGGCAGTGCGCATCAGCTGGCTCGACGCCACCGACTGACCACCATCGCTCACCGCCACGGCGCCCGCGGCGACCATTTCGCCGAACTCGGCGAGTTTCTGTCCCCGTTGGCCCAGCGAAATGCACCCGATCGGGTACACCCGAGCCTTGCCGGCCCGGATCGATTGCCGGATGACGAACCCGACGGCGGCTTGATTGTCGATGACCGGATCGGTGTCGGGCATCGCACAGATCCCGGTAAAGCCTCCCGCCACCGCTGCCAGGGCTCCGCTCGCGATGGTATCGACGTGCTCCTGCCCCGGTTCGCGGAGATGCACGTGGACATCGAGGAATCCCGGGGCGACAATCTTACCCGAGGCGTCGATCCGGCGAACGCCCTCAGCGACGGGGATGTTGTGCCCGACGGCTGCAACCTTCCCATCGGCCACGTAGAGGTCCGCCACGCCATCGGTACCCCGAGACGGGTCGATGATCCGGCCGCCGGCGATCAGAAGATCGTTCATCGGTCCTCCCCTGCCTGGCTCCGCCAGTCCGGCAGTCCCCCGGCCAAGAGGTAGAGCACCGCCATCCGAACCGCCACCCCATTGGTGACTTGGGGCAGGATCAGGCTGTGGGGTCCGTCGGCCACGTCACTGTCGATTTCGACTCCCCGATTCATTGGGCCGGGATGCAGGATCGCGATGTCCCGCGGTGCCCGGGCGAGTCGTTCATTGGTGACCCCGAAAATCCGGTTGTACTCTCGCAGCGACGGGACAAAGCCACTTTCCATGCGTTCCAGTTGCAAACGGAGCACGTTGAGCGCATCAGCCCACTGAATGGCGTCTTCGATATGGTGCATCACGGTGACCCCAAGAGAGGCCAGACCGGAGGGCATCAACGACGGCGGCCCGCACACCGCGACCTCGGCACCGAGTTTGAGGAGGCCCCAAATATTGCTTCGGGCCACCCGGCTGTGCAGTACGTCTCCGCAGATGGCCACTTTGAGGCCGGCGATCTTGCCGAATTTGTCGCGGAGGGTAAGGAGATCCAGGAGTCCCTGCGTCGGGTGTTCGTGGGTCCCGTCGCCGGCGTTGATGACGTTCGACCGGATCCGTTCCCCGAGAAAGCGGGCCGCGCCACTCGCATGATGGCGGACCACCACCATGTCGATTCGCATCGCTTCGAGATTCCGGGCGGTATCAACCAGGGTCTCACCCTTCGACAGCGAACTGCCTTGCGCCGCGATGTTCACGGTGTCGGCCGACAGCCGTTTCTCGGCAAACTCGAACGAAATCCGAGTCCGGGTCGACGCCTCAAAGAAGAGGTTGACGATCGTCTTGCCGCGAAGGGCCGGCACCTTCTTGATCGAGCGTTCGCTCACCTCTTTGAACGGCTCGGCCGTATCGAGGATCATCGTAATCTGCTCGGCCGACAAGGGCTCGAGGCCGACGAGGTCCTTGCCGAGCGGTGTCGTCACTTGCCGCGGACCAGGTTGACGGCGTCCTCGCCGTCGCGTTCGGTGACCAAGACGTCGACTCGGTCGCCGGCCTCGGTGGTCACGGCCGTGCCGACGATGTCCGCTTGGATCGGCAACTCGCGCCCGCCCCGGTCCACCAGCACGCAGAGGAGGGTCCGCCGGGGCCGGCCGAAGTCGGCCAGTTCATCGAGCGCGGCCCGAATGGTGCGGCCGGTATGGAGTACGTCATCGACGATCACGACCGTTTGGTCGTCAAGTTGGTGGGGGAGCGTGGTCTCACCGACGATCGGCCTCGGGCCGATCGATTGGAGGTCGTCGCGGTACAGGGTGATGTCGAGTTTTCCGAGGGGAATCAGGTGGCCTTCGGTCCGTTCAATCAACGCGGCGAGGCGGCCGGCCAGTTCGACACCCCGGCGCTGGATCCCGACCAAGACCATGCCGTCGGTTCCGTGACAACGTTCGACAATTTCGCTCGCCATCCGCACCAGGGCGCGGCTCATGGCGCGATCGTCGAGAATCCGGCTCGTAGTGGGCATCCCGAGCGATCAAGCTAAGGGACCCGCAAAGGCTCCGCAACCGGGGTGGACCGAGTCCGTCGGGCATGGATGACGCGGGCCGCGAGAAGCAGACCGAGGATGCCCGCGTACTGGAGGGGCTCCGTGAGGTCTTTCTTGACCAGCCAGAAGAAGTGCAGCACGGCCAGTCCAGCGGCGAGATACACCAAACGATGGAGCCGCTGCCAGCGCTTTCTCCCGAGGCGGCGGATCGCGGCCGCCGGCGAGGTCGCGGCCAGCACGGCCAGGATGATCAGGGCCGCGAATCCAACCAGAACCCAGGGATGCTCCGCGATATCGGCCGTAATGTCCGGGACCGAGAGCTGGTGGTCGAACACCGCATAGATCAGGAAGTGGAGGACGGCGTAGAAGAAGGCAAACAGACCCAGGAGCCGACGGACCCGGACCAGGCCGTTGATGCCGGTCAGCCACCGGGCCGGCGTGACCGACAGCGTGACAAGGAGGATCACGAGGGCCGACAAGCCGGTGGTGTGGGTCAGGGTCTTGACCGGATCGGCCCCGAGGTCGCTTTGGAGCAGGCCCCGGACCAACCAGGCGGCCGGCCCGAGGCACGCCACCCACGCGACGGGCTTGAGGACTCGGCGAACCACCTGCGATTCACCCATCCGGTTCAGTAGTTGGCGCGCAGATCCATCCCAGAATACAGCCCGGCCACCTGATCACCGTAGCCGTTGAACAGCAGAGTCGGGCGCTTGAGGAAGTCGCCCAAACGGCGCTCGGTCTTCTGACTCCACCGGGGGTGGGACACCGTTGGATTTACGTTGGCGTAGAAACCATACTCCGAGGGCCCGGCGAGATTCCAGGTCGTCTTCGGCATGGATTCCGTCAGCCGGATTCGGACAATACTCTTGCCGCCCTTGAACCCATACTTCCACGGGACGGTCAGGCGGATCGGGGCCCCGTTCTGCGGCAGGAGAGGTTTGCCGTAGATCCCAGTAGCGAGGAGGGCTAGCGGGTGCCTGGCTTCATCGAGCCGGAGGCCCTCGACGTACGGCCAGTCGAGCACCCCGCTTGCCAGCCCCGGCATCTGGTCGAGATCGTTGAGCGTCGTGAACTCGACGAACCGAGCCTTGGACCCCGGCTCGAGGCGCTTGAGGAGATCCCCAAGCAGGACGCCGTTCCACGGGATCACCATCGACCAGGCTTCGACGCAACGCATCCGGTACACCCGATCCACCACCGGGAGTCCCTTGAGCAACTCGTCGAGCTGGTAGGTGCCGGGGCGTTTCACGTCGCCGTCGACGGTCACGGTCCACGGCTTAAGCCGAAGCGACCCGGCATTCTGAGCCGGTTCGTCCTTGCCGGTCCCGAACTCGTAGTAGTTGTTGTAGGTGGTGACGACGTCGAACGGCGTCGGCTTGTCGTCATCTGGCCCGGGTGCCGATCCTGGGAGCCGGGGCGGTACCACGAGACCGGCGGCCAAGAGGCCGGTGGCTTTCAGCCATTCACGGCGGGTCTGATACCGGGCTTCGGAGGTTATTTCCGAGCTGCGAACATCGGGCGGGCGGCGAATCAGCATAGCACCTCGGCTGCGGACCGGTCAGTCATATGGGGTATAACGCTCGGACCAGGCCCAATGGTTTCCAACGGACAGGGAGGGATTCGAACCCTCGATACGCTTGTGACGTATACACGCTTTCCAGGCGTGCCTCTTAAGCCACTCGAGCACCCGTCCTAGGCTGGGCGGCAACATAGTGCGCCCGATACGGATGCGTCAACGAGCCGAGGCCGGCTGCCGGGCCGGGTCCGGTGCGCCCGAACTCTCGGATCCATGACGTGTGGGTCAAGGACGGCATCGCCTATTCGTCGGAACGGGGGATCGGGGTGGTGGTCCTGGACGTCGGCAACGGGAGGTGGGGCGGCACCCCGGAGAAGTCGGAGCTGGTGGCCACCTCCGCGACGAAGAGCGGCAACACCCGCGAGGTCTATCCCTACTTTTCGGCCAAGACCGGGAAGACCTATCTCTGCCTCGGCGACGAAGTCATGAACCGGAGGGGCCGGGCCTGGCCTGGCAGAGTGCTCCGGCCAGCAGCATTACCCAGCGCGGCGGGGTGCCGCAGGTGGCGGCTGGTTACACTCACATTATCGACTTCACCGACCCCAAGAATCCGAAGAACGTGGCGCGATATGAGAACCCCGAGTTCGGATCGCACGACATCGTCGTCGAGAACGACATTCTCTACCAAGCCTACT
It includes:
- a CDS encoding sulfoxide reductase heme-binding subunit YedZ; the encoded protein is MGESQVVRRVLKPVAWVACLGPAAWLVRGLLQSDLGADPVKTLTHTTGLSALVILLVTLSVTPARWLTGINGLVRVRRLLGLFAFFYAVLHFLIYAVFDHQLSVPDITADIAEHPWVLVGFAALIILAVLAATSPAAAIRRLGRKRWQRLHRLVYLAAGLAVLHFFWLVKKDLTEPLQYAGILGLLLAARVIHARRTRSTPVAEPLRVP
- a CDS encoding segregation/condensation protein A is translated as MTLVGPSPVPDTEVPATAADRLVADSLGTGFVVELDGFTGPLDLLLHLLREEQVDIADIPIARIADQFLRAIHGLGLNQAADYLDMASRLVRLKVQMLLPRGTDGEEWEDPRSELVRRLLEYQQIKEIALWMAEAAERRAVKFPRGYIPPAPVLPPPPLTLDLLDVLAAVERVIASILHPVMHRVVARPLNIEGATLRIQTLLADKETITWIEAVGPTPTIVDVLSTLLAILEMARRGTARISQQAAFGPVVISRESPRSAD
- the scpB gene encoding SMC-Scp complex subunit ScpB; protein product: MNPLVQLIEAALFASPRPVTVEELQMLDPDVSLSEVRQALDQLREHYDFDGHGVEVGEVAGGFQILSRPAFAAAIERAQLNTKPSRLSGAMLETLATISYRQPVGRAEIEEIRGVNAAGVLRTLQERGLIEVVGRSEAMGRPLLYGTTPLFLELLGLPDLANLPRSDELSIALKPPKPEMIEDQDTAAFVEAES
- the pyrR gene encoding bifunctional pyr operon transcriptional regulator/uracil phosphoribosyltransferase PyrR; translation: MPTTSRILDDRAMSRALVRMASEIVERCHGTDGMVLVGIQRRGVELAGRLAALIERTEGHLIPLGKLDITLYRDDLQSIGPRPIVGETTLPHQLDDQTVVIVDDVLHTGRTIRAALDELADFGRPRRTLLCVLVDRGGRELPIQADIVGTAVTTEAGDRVDVLVTERDGEDAVNLVRGK
- the msrP gene encoding protein-methionine-sulfoxide reductase catalytic subunit MsrP, producing the protein MLIRRPPDVRSSEITSEARYQTRREWLKATGLLAAGLVVPPRLPGSAPGPDDDKPTPFDVVTTYNNYYEFGTGKDEPAQNAGSLRLKPWTVTVDGDVKRPGTYQLDELLKGLPVVDRVYRMRCVEAWSMVIPWNGVLLGDLLKRLEPGSKARFVEFTTLNDLDQMPGLASGVLDWPYVEGLRLDEARHPLALLATGIYGKPLLPQNGAPIRLTVPWKYGFKGGKSIVRIRLTESMPKTTWNLAGPSEYGFYANVNPTVSHPRWSQKTERRLGDFLKRPTLLFNGYGDQVAGLYSGMDLRANY
- the rpsT gene encoding 30S ribosomal protein S20; the encoded protein is MPRIKSAKKQMRQTKARTAVNKGQRSQLRTAIKTVRGLTDPDARAKAFAEAEKLIDRAGQKRIIHPNAAARLKSRIKTR
- a CDS encoding aspartate carbamoyltransferase catalytic subunit, producing the protein MILDTAEPFKEVSERSIKKVPALRGKTIVNLFFEASTRTRISFEFAEKRLSADTVNIAAQGSSLSKGETLVDTARNLEAMRIDMVVVRHHASGAARFLGERIRSNVINAGDGTHEHPTQGLLDLLTLRDKFGKIAGLKVAICGDVLHSRVARSNIWGLLKLGAEVAVCGPPSLMPSGLASLGVTVMHHIEDAIQWADALNVLRLQLERMESGFVPSLREYNRIFGVTNERLARAPRDIAILHPGPMNRGVEIDSDVADGPHSLILPQVTNGVAVRMAVLYLLAGGLPDWRSQAGEDR
- a CDS encoding MoxR family ATPase; protein product: MAQETPATPPHTDVLRQALDEIGRRIVGQRGMVERLAVALLTGGHVLLEGVPGLAKTLAVRTLAETINASFSRIQFTPDLLPADIVGTMIFDQKIQEFRPKQGPLFANIVLADEINRAPAKVQSALLEAMQEHQVTIGGQTYPLPDPFLVLATQNPIESEGTYPLPEAQLDRFLLKVHVGYPSRSDEREILQRMSGGEKIPVAAVLEPAVVLALRHSTLTTHLDPRLADYIVDLVRATRDPASVGLGSLAPLIAFGASPRASIALAQASRAHAVLQGRGYVTPHDIQALAPDVMRHRIVLSFEADAEDVTSDSIVEQVLSKVKVP
- a CDS encoding dihydroorotase, producing MNDLLIAGGRIIDPSRGTDGVADLYVADGKVAAVGHNIPVAEGVRRIDASGKIVAPGFLDVHVHLREPGQEHVDTIASGALAAVAGGFTGICAMPDTDPVIDNQAAVGFVIRQSIRAGKARVYPIGCISLGQRGQKLAEFGEMVAAGAVAVSDGGQSVASSQLMRTALEYAKVFGIPVADHCEDPTLAGGVMHEGLVATRLGLKGTPAAAEEIMVARDLVLAELTGGHVHLCRVSTRGSVALIRRAKDRGVNVTAEATPHHFSLTDASCEGYHTNAKTSPPLREAADLVAIRDGLKDGTIDCIATDHAPHHYDAKQRAFDDAPFGVVGLETAIGVAVCHLVETGVLTLPELIHRMSTAPARIFRLPGGTLAVGAPADVVVFDPTRRWTVEARDLHSKSTNSPYLGQTLIGQADYTTVAGRVVFERGVAKTNG
- a CDS encoding rRNA pseudouridine synthase is translated as MSEMRLQRALARAGVASRRKAEELIEAGSVMIDGKVATLGSKVDPDRQRISVKGRKIQQLPNRWILLHKPLGVVTTADDEQGRKTVLELIPNNKGLTYVGRLDVMTTGLLLLTTDGEAVHRLTHPKYRIPRRYSVLVHGVATEVLAEAVKKSVVVDGRPVVPLSVRVKGGRDGRSLIDISLAEGRNAIVRKWVGEMGGKVERLARLSYGPIRLGDLEAGEWRPLQPDEVRALYKAIDMPVP